The genomic DNA AACCATATGAGAAAGCTGGTGGAGAAATAGCTTTAAAATTGGACGGGGGTGTCTCATTCAAGCCGCTTGTTTACTGGGAGGCATCTGATACAGATGTCAATACCAAATACAAGCCCATGCATCCCAGGTTCTTACTTGAGGTCAGTTTAACACTCTCTCTTCCGCCCGTTGCTCTCTTAAACCTAAGGAAAGAAATTATCACAACTAACATGAAAATAAAGAGAGTATTACTCGAAACAGCAAAATACCAAGAGTTGTATTTTTTCTGCTAATCTGCTAATGGTATTATGTGATAATGATAACTTGTTTCACCAGGGCTTAAAGTTGCGTGCTTTTTTTAAGACAAGCTATTTGATCCTGGTTAAATATTGCGTATTATACTGATGGTGCCTTGGTGCCTCAATGTAGGTCTGTGTGCTTGTCAGGCTTACGGATAAAACAAAGGTAATGCAAGAGGATACAAAGCGCAATATCCTTCGTCTTCGGATGGTGAGGTGCCACAGGGAGTTAAAGCTTGAAAAACCCATTTCTGACTTTCCGTATGCAACCTGGCAAAAAGCTTGGCACCTCTATTGTGAGTTTGGAACCAAAGGAGTCGTACTTGAGCTTCGCCGGCGAGATGGCTCCTGTTTTAAAGGGACTAGCGTGCAAGAGACTGTTACATTCCATTGGAATGACTTACTTAGAGCACCGTCTCTAACTTTGGATAAAGAATATCAACAAGTGGATATCGTTGCTTCAATAACTCCACCTGTTCAAGCACCATACCTTTTGAAATGTGTGCCAGACCGTGTCACAGATGACTCGGGGGCAATGATATCGGATGTGATTCTGAGAATGAACCAGTATCGTCCCCAAGAAGGCCGGTGGTTGTCTCGCACTGTTCTTGATCATGCAGGGAGAGAGTGTTTTGTGATCCGAATAAGGTTAAGTTCTAACTACTTATCCTTTTCCTTATGGATGGGAAGGACcaattttaatcttttgacaGTTGTGACTTTTATAGAGACATTGTACCTCTTACTTATCGAATGAAATTGGAAATGCAATAATTGTAGGATGGGAGAAGGATTTTggagaagaggaggagaaaaacCGTCAGCTGTGAAATGGGAGGATAGGATTATAGAGATTCGAGAAGGTTCTTGGTCTTATGTTGCTGGTTCCATTGGTAGAGCCCCTGGTATGTTTTATATAGCAATCTACATGCACTTTGTTGACTGTTTACACAGAAATCTTAGACAACTTTTTGTTAAGAATGGTGCGTTCATTGCTTTTCTTGGGATCAAATTGTAAACATTTTGACGCTGTTCTAGTACAGCGAAACTGGTAGGAACAGCAATACCCAAAGAACCGCTGGAACAATGGACAGCTGCATGGAATTTTTCAACAGGTGATGAATTGATGATACAGTGGGACTTGTCATCACCGATATCAGGTCTCAGTTTTGGTATACAGAATCAAGATGCAGAATCAACGGTACGGTGGAATCAATAGTAGATAAATTCTCATAGTTtgctttaaaaattaaatcataaatTGCAGGTTAAGCTGTTGAAAGGACGGAAAAAACAGTATCGAGTATGGAAAAAAAGGCCAGTGACCGAAGATGAAGATCATCAATATGAGGAAGAAGGTGAAGACGAAGAAGGTGGAGACGAAGAAGAGGGGTTTTTAACGCTAGTACGGTACACAGAAGATAATCCAAATGGAAGAGCAACAGCTCTCTTAAATTGGAAGCTATTGGTAGCCGAATTGCTGCCTGAAGAAGATGCAGTATTGGTGCTTCTTCTATGCATTTCGATACTAAGAAGTGTATCGGAGATGAGAAAAGAAGATCTCGGATGTTTGCTGATTAGAAGAAGACTAAAGGAAGTAAAACTTGGGACTCGAGATTGGGCTTCAGTAGTACTTCACCCTTCCTCAAGTTCTTCCATTTCTTCACCTTACCTTCAACCTTGGTACTGGAATGCAAAGGTAATTATGGCATCAGAGGGTGCAGATCATTTTACTAGGCAACCGGCTATTAGTTATTCGCCGGAGGAAGGCGGCGATAAGTTGTACAAACGAGGGATACTAGCTGAGAGACGGTGAGCCTTTTCATATACAAACTTTGGGATGATTTGTACATACACAATCGTGCATGATGCTTCACACGGTTGCATATTATTTTCGGAAACATGTGCTCCTTCCATATGACTCAAAAGTGAGGAGAAAATCTTTAATGTACCTAAGATGCCATGTTGATGGTAAAGTTAAACTACATAGCGTGTATGATTTGGTATAAATATCGTCAGGTGACATTCCAAATGCATGGAAGTTCTTCTCCAAAGCAAGACTGATTGGGAAGACAAGGGTACATCTCTCTAATATTTTAAGCGGTGTGAAAAGGATAACTTGTATGACAAGGCAACCTAACGTGTCAATCCAAAATAGCATGGAATATTAGGGCCACGCCCTACAGAAGAAAGCATGACGTAGAGCCTTAGACTTCGtttaaaaagccaaaaaaaaaaaaggaaaaagaaaaaaaaagaggttaaaTATTCCTAACTCCAAGGACGAAACTTTCCTCTACAAACAAGCATTCCTACATTCGTCTCCTTTCCCACACGTATAAGTAAATATCTTCTTTTTACCATGATCCTAACAAAAATCACTTCCTTCCCTCCAACATAGCCAAACATGGCCTTGGCCAATTTTCTGCTTCTTCTACTTTCACTTTCATGTTGTTCTTATGGGGTTACTTCCTCCCATTCCATTCAATCCATGGTTACACAAACTTGCACTGATATCGACGACCGGAATTCGTGCCTTGCGAATGTGCAAGCCGAGCTCCAAAAAACGGGGCCTCAAATTCAAGATTCGGTGTCGATCATAACTGCTGCTCTTAGGCACACGctcaatgaaacaaaaaatgcaATCCAAATGATAACAAAGTTCAACTCTTTGTCCATAAGTTACAGGGAGAGTGTAGCAATTGAGGACTGCAAGGAGCTCCTGGACTACTCCATCTCCGAGTTGGCTTGGTCTCTGGGCGAAATGATCAAAATCCGCGGTGGCGACACAAATGTTCACTACGAAGGAGACTTAAAATCTTGGCTTAGTGCTGCCCTGAGTAACCAAGATACCTGCCTTGAGGGTTTTGAAGGAACCGACCGACGCCTCGAAAGTTTCGTTAGGGGAAGTTTGAAGCAAGTGACGCAGCTCATTGGTAATGTTCTTGCCTTGTACACTCAACTATACAGCTTGCCCTCTCCTCCTGGGGATCATGGTCCCCCGATGAATAAAAGTTCGTCAGGGGATGATTTCCCGGCGTGGATGAGTGAGGATGATAAAGCGCTGGTTAAATCGAATCCAAAATCTGGTGCGAAGCATGCTGTTGTAGCAGCAGATGGGAGTGGACAGTACCGTACGATCACAGAAGCTGTTAACGAAGCTCCAAACTACAGCCCTAGCAGGTACGTTATATATGTGAAGAAGGGAATATATAAGGAAAACATCgatctgaagaagaagaaaaccaacATTATGTTCGTTGGGGATGGGATCGGACAAACTATCATCACCGGTAACCGGAATTTCATGCAAGGATGGACGACGTTTAGAACTGCAACAGTCGGTAAGTTGATGGTTTTTCACGTTCAGTGCATGCATTTTTCACACATTTTGCTAATAGTCCACGTAAATTCACACTTTCTCATGAATACCATGTTTGATACAGCGGTATCCGGGAAGGGATTCATAGCAAGAGAGATGACAATTCGCAACACCGCCGGCCCTCAGAACCACCAAGGCGTGGCGCTAAGAGTCGACTCCGACCAGTCGGCCTTCTTCCGGTGCAGCATTGAGGGTAACCAAGACACCCTCTATGCTCACTCCCTCCGGCAGTTCTACCGGGAATGCAGCATCTACGGCACCATAGACTTCATATTTGGCAACGGAGCTGCAGTCCTCCAAAACTGCAAAATCTACACAAGGGTCCCACTCTCGCTACAAAAGGTCACCATCACCGCCCAAGGTAGGAAAAACCCGCATCAGAACACCGGGTTTACGATCCAGGACAGTTTTGTTCTGGCCACCCAGCCAACTTATTTGGGCAGGCCGTGGAAGGAATATTCCAGGACTGTTTACATGAACACTTACATGAGCGGGCTGGTCCAGCCCAGAGGGTGGCTCGAGTGGTATGGGGATTTTGCTTTGAGCACCTTGTGGTATGGTGAGTATAGAAATTATGGGCCGGGTGCGGGTCTAGCGGGTCGGGTCAAATGGCCTGGTTACCATATACTCAAGGATGCCGCCGCCGCGAGCTTCTTCACCGTTGGGAGGTTTATTGACGGGACGGCGTGGTTGCCGTCGACAGGTGTCAAGTTTACAGCGGGTTTgagtaattaaattaaaatattagtattgaTTATTATTTGGACCCTTATAATATTTGGCTCTTTTGTATCATCTCTATTGCGTACGTGATCTATAAATTACAATGCAGTGAATGTAGCCTAAAGATTAGCATTTACTAGTAAAATTGTCCGCGCTCTGCTGCAAGGAGTACGAGAAGTATGATCTTATACCATCTTATTTGTTTTGCAATTCCGATTTCTTTTTAGCATTATGTgcaaaaaaatgtaaacttcGAGCACCAAATTATAAGATgtggaaaaaaaatgcaagcacataaattaaatttcaagttaattttaaattttcattacatttaaattgtaattaaataaaataaatacacaGTAATCatatcacaataaaaaaaaatctcaaaaaaaaacCAACGCGCATTTCTAAATCTCCTGTCTTCAAATTCCAATCCAATTTCCACACGAAAAGGGATCCTTTCCATATCCCtttctcctaatccaccaaatcaggaAATCCATGctattgaaatttaatcaaacggctacaaacaaggggccactttaaaaattacaataacttcagccgttggatcaaatttcaatggcacaAATTctctgatttggtggattagaagGAAAGGATCCGGAAATGATTCATTTCCTTTCAACACAACTATTGGGAGCTTTGCAATTGTACACTCCAAGACAATATGTCCTGATTATATAATTTCTTTGCCAAATGCAGATCACGGTgtataaacaaaaaagaaaacataagaAACGGGCACGCCTCTTCAATCCTATCTTCGAATGTAGTCTTACGCGTAGATAAATTCATATAAACATGGAATATTGTGAAGTGTGTTAATAGGAGTGTCATGAGGTGCTATTAATTGCGTAGAAATCATATAAATATTGGGAACTTTGTTATGAGGAGTGTCATGATTTGCTATTAACTGCTACAATGTAAATGACAGATATGGTTGATATTTCATCGACCTAAGACAAAACCTTAATAAATTGCTCATCAAATTTACAGTATAAGTAAATGTGTAACATCACGTGACAATTCAACGAGTTTCTCCCAATATATCATCTCTACTAATCAAAATGGTGATATACTACTGAAAGGAATTGCTGCTTCAACTGCTCCTTTACTTTTAAGAAGCTTTAATGGTCGTCGATGTTTCTCTGCTTAGCCATTTTTTGGGACACATCTGAAAACAAAACCCCATAATCATAAAAcagcaccaaaaaaaaaaaaaaaaaaaaaaaaagaagcaaaacccaaattccaatcaagaaaaataaaaatttatgtatgtaaatttaagttttacctGCAGATTTGCAACAACAAAAGCAAACTGAATCCAACGATCTGGATAAATTTAGGTTAATTGAAATTGATCTGGATGAGCAAATTTTTGTTTCGATTCGTCGTGGAGCaaatttggtgaaaaaaaatggTGAGAAAATTTGGATGAGCAGTATTTGGTATCGATTCGAAGTCGAGCAAGAAGGAAACGGTGCAGATGAGAGGAATAAAGCGGTGCTGGTGCTGCAGAGAAATCTTCCTAACACGCCACGCgtgcaaaacaattttttttagaaaaattaatgaaaaatgtttggaaactttgagttttaacgataaggacaaaataaatgataaaatgaataataccatgatcgactttttagtttaaaaatatagtttttcgttaaagtaaacagtacaaAGAAcatttcgttaaagttttttgttttttaatgcaGAGAGCCAACACGTATGCCTATAGGCAATTTGGGGATTTCACTGTAGAGGGACAAAAAAGGAGATCACAGAAACATTAAAAATGAGGGCAAAAGAGTAAAAATGCTGTTTCTTATTTCGCAACTACATAAGAATGAGAATAACGTATTTTAAGCAAATAAACTTAATGATTAAAACTGTTCAACTTCTTAATCATTGTTTGTAGATCACTCttgaaaaaaaaacccttcGAATTAAATCGTTGAATCAtccaaaaatatcaaataaatgaGCATTTAATAATCAGTGTGTTACTTGGTATCTACACCGTTGATTTGTTCTATATATTTCAATTACTAATGATCTacaattcaaatattttttttgtagggGTGCTCTCCCAAAGAAGATAAAGAAATCAAACGGTTTCGGTTATGAAATTTGTAAGGTAAGTATACATATTTGCATAGGGAGAATGAGCTCATCCCTTTAAGGGGGAACAAAATTATtatccaaaagaaaaaggggagtgtgattttctatttttgtataAAAGTAGGTGTCTTGTCTATTTATGAGTATTTTACGTCTGCACTAAAACtgttttaagttcgattttccCTATTGCTTGTATCAAAATAAACACTCATAATTTCAAATATGATTTTGCTTGCAATTACTCATTACATGTAATTCGTCAAGTATTTTCCTTTTATAGACGAacacttttattttttgagaatttcaatgtttcattgaTTCACGACtacatgaaaaaatataaaaatgtaatttcttcacttttttttttgtcaaaatgttaTTTCTTCACCAAGGACATGTTAATCTTGACGCGACATATCACTTTTGTAAGAAATTCTATGCGTACTAGAAGAAACGCTATCACATAAATTTTCTATTTCATTGTCTAAATATAGAAGATACTTGCACGCAGCTGTGTGAATATTTTGGGCCTAAGTTTTAGCCCAACTATTTGAAAGATGTTAATtattttccttccaattttataaattaaattattctTCATTACAAGCATCCATATAACCACTTGTTTTAAACATTTAATTAGTAATTAGTAATTCCTAATCCTGTCAAAGTTAAGGTAGCCTTTGCCAGTAGGTAGaattgttcttgtttttgtgAAAAGTAACGACATCTAGCTTGGCATGGAACCTTCCTTGCCCGCCAAGTCACATCTTCTGCTAAACTGTTATAACCTAATAAGGACCACCATTCAAATctcccttccttcttcttcaccCTTACAAATTCACATTTCCCCTAATGCATTTCCCAAAAACaacaaatagagaagaaaaataatattttttgcttCGAAATTGTTCGAAAATGGCGTACGGAGACGATGCAGATCGGAGATCGAGAAAGCGAATCGTCATTATCAGCGTCTCGGCGTTTTTATTGGTGGCAATGGTGGTGGCGGTGACGG from Pyrus communis chromosome 17, drPyrComm1.1, whole genome shotgun sequence includes the following:
- the LOC137722667 gene encoding glycine-rich domain-containing protein 1, which produces MSLSTGGSMSAASSLSEISDMETLKLGLDLVSAARRNIGFLRTVAESQWLHQKATAVEAVRRYNDLWMPLVSDLTAESAAVPVIHPPIDIEWVWFCHTLNPVSYRQYCEQKFSNLIGKATIFNEENKEYALMKCREIWIRRYPNEPFENEADSDSNSEVRVLEVADEEAELLEQVKKNRFLYSKFLEPYRSEIVYLIAARQRYKRFLFMVQRSSIDLDSPLVPASDIMLMWLTHQSYPTVYAEDLKGMEGDLGKVVTMWAVVKEKEVEETRKLWERTFDQPYEKAGGEIALKLDGGVSFKPLVYWEASDTDVNTKYKPMHPRFLLEVCVLVRLTDKTKVMQEDTKRNILRLRMVRCHRELKLEKPISDFPYATWQKAWHLYCEFGTKGVVLELRRRDGSCFKGTSVQETVTFHWNDLLRAPSLTLDKEYQQVDIVASITPPVQAPYLLKCVPDRVTDDSGAMISDVILRMNQYRPQEGRWLSRTVLDHAGRECFVIRIRMGEGFWRRGGEKPSAVKWEDRIIEIREGSWSYVAGSIGRAPAKLVGTAIPKEPLEQWTAAWNFSTGDELMIQWDLSSPISGLSFGIQNQDAESTVKLLKGRKKQYRVWKKRPVTEDEDHQYEEEGEDEEGGDEEEGFLTLVRYTEDNPNGRATALLNWKLLVAELLPEEDAVLVLLLCISILRSVSEMRKEDLGCLLIRRRLKEVKLGTRDWASVVLHPSSSSSISSPYLQPWYWNAKVIMASEGADHFTRQPAISYSPEEGGDKLYKRGILAERR
- the LOC137722668 gene encoding putative pectinesterase/pectinesterase inhibitor 22 codes for the protein MALANFLLLLLSLSCCSYGVTSSHSIQSMVTQTCTDIDDRNSCLANVQAELQKTGPQIQDSVSIITAALRHTLNETKNAIQMITKFNSLSISYRESVAIEDCKELLDYSISELAWSLGEMIKIRGGDTNVHYEGDLKSWLSAALSNQDTCLEGFEGTDRRLESFVRGSLKQVTQLIGNVLALYTQLYSLPSPPGDHGPPMNKSSSGDDFPAWMSEDDKALVKSNPKSGAKHAVVAADGSGQYRTITEAVNEAPNYSPSRYVIYVKKGIYKENIDLKKKKTNIMFVGDGIGQTIITGNRNFMQGWTTFRTATVAVSGKGFIAREMTIRNTAGPQNHQGVALRVDSDQSAFFRCSIEGNQDTLYAHSLRQFYRECSIYGTIDFIFGNGAAVLQNCKIYTRVPLSLQKVTITAQGRKNPHQNTGFTIQDSFVLATQPTYLGRPWKEYSRTVYMNTYMSGLVQPRGWLEWYGDFALSTLWYGEYRNYGPGAGLAGRVKWPGYHILKDAAAASFFTVGRFIDGTAWLPSTGVKFTAGLSN